One stretch of uncultured Desulfovibrio sp. DNA includes these proteins:
- a CDS encoding amino acid ABC transporter permease, translating to MQANWNWGIFFEQAPFGNVTYFSWLVDGFLTTVALSVCAWILAFLLGSFFGILRTLPNKILSNIGTAYVTIFRNIPLIVQFFIWYLAAPDLLPYKASVWFKAELNPNIQFFVIATCALGFFTGARVCEQVRSGIQALSRGQRYAALALGLTLPQTYRHVLLPNAYRIIIPPLTSEMLNMVKNTAVASTVGLIELTAQANRLLEFSGYAYESFIAVTLAYAFLNFVVMRSMKLLENKMRLPSMSTGGKNV from the coding sequence ATGCAGGCTAACTGGAACTGGGGCATTTTTTTTGAGCAGGCGCCGTTCGGAAACGTCACCTACTTTAGCTGGCTGGTGGACGGCTTTTTGACGACAGTGGCCCTGTCTGTCTGTGCCTGGATTCTGGCTTTTCTTCTGGGCTCTTTTTTCGGTATTCTCCGCACTCTGCCCAACAAGATTCTGAGTAACATTGGCACGGCCTATGTGACCATTTTTCGTAACATACCTCTTATCGTTCAGTTTTTCATATGGTACCTCGCAGCACCCGACCTGCTGCCCTACAAAGCTAGCGTATGGTTTAAGGCAGAACTGAACCCCAACATCCAATTTTTTGTCATTGCCACCTGCGCGCTGGGTTTCTTTACCGGGGCGCGCGTCTGTGAGCAGGTCAGGTCTGGCATTCAGGCGCTCTCGCGCGGACAACGCTACGCCGCCCTGGCCCTTGGCCTTACGCTGCCGCAGACCTATCGGCATGTTCTGTTGCCCAATGCCTACCGCATCATTATTCCGCCGTTGACCTCAGAAATGCTCAATATGGTCAAAAACACCGCAGTCGCTTCAACTGTGGGACTTATAGAACTGACCGCACAGGCCAACCGCCTTCTGGAATTTTCTGGCTACGCGTATGAATCGTTTATTGCGGTTACGCTTGCCTACGCCTTCCTGAATTTTGTGGTCATGCGTTCCATGAAACTGCTGGAGAACAAAATGCGTTTGCCCTCCATGAGCACAGGAGGCAAAAATGTTTAG
- a CDS encoding bacteriohemerythrin, translating into MVFISHAFALAMLVIFAVVGKIDGLLWFALGGVAACLAVDAIMWLRALAEARQLREQMDEVAGRAGESGGANNQERLAYCLGRLRSAEDNLAAERQRTVGLEATNAALQAKLQAAQAENTALSEKFEKGDTVLRKAHTVCAKLSGEAQNLATLVTEVNQGVAVQRDRLNETGGAMDAVSQGAHESSMRVRELSENAQTASGSASASKEQVDGAVSSIEQLKNTIVQLKEAMAGLGEKASNIGKVMAVINEVADQTNLLALNAAIEAARAGEAGRGFAVVADEVRKLAEKTMGATREVEDAVKAIQHEAHRNAETVDAAARLSLEGASSASVAGERMREILETMSGTAQHLQAVAATAGVQSENIEDANKALDEIRIVAEQTSGNMKVFTAALLTFQGGMEELDMIVSALASGDYDRASSSKFVQWTRNMDLGINDIDSQHRLLVDYINDLHSAMTNNSSAQEMLGILRKLRDYTSTHFRDEEKHFVRTDYPSTKEHLQIHRDFEAKVNEVEQGLKQGTITLSMDLLSFLKDWLVEHIMGMDAQYAPYVKKAARLGTTRKVRAA; encoded by the coding sequence ATGGTTTTTATTTCCCATGCGTTTGCTCTGGCCATGCTGGTTATTTTTGCGGTTGTTGGAAAAATTGACGGATTGTTGTGGTTTGCCTTGGGTGGTGTGGCTGCCTGCCTGGCGGTGGATGCAATTATGTGGTTGCGCGCCCTGGCGGAGGCCAGGCAACTGCGCGAGCAGATGGATGAAGTTGCCGGTCGCGCTGGCGAATCCGGGGGCGCCAATAATCAGGAACGCCTTGCCTATTGCCTTGGGCGGCTGCGTTCTGCAGAAGATAATCTGGCTGCCGAGCGGCAACGCACTGTCGGGCTTGAAGCCACCAATGCGGCGCTTCAGGCAAAGCTGCAAGCGGCGCAGGCCGAAAATACAGCCTTGAGTGAGAAATTTGAAAAGGGCGATACCGTGCTGCGCAAGGCGCATACTGTTTGCGCCAAACTCTCTGGCGAAGCCCAGAACCTTGCAACCCTGGTTACGGAAGTGAACCAGGGGGTTGCCGTGCAGCGCGACCGCCTGAACGAAACCGGCGGCGCTATGGACGCAGTCTCTCAGGGGGCGCACGAATCATCCATGCGCGTACGCGAGCTTTCGGAAAACGCGCAAACGGCCAGCGGCAGCGCATCTGCCAGCAAGGAGCAGGTTGACGGCGCTGTTAGTTCCATTGAGCAACTCAAAAATACCATTGTGCAGCTCAAGGAAGCCATGGCAGGTCTTGGAGAAAAAGCCAGCAATATTGGCAAGGTGATGGCTGTCATCAATGAAGTTGCCGACCAGACCAACCTGCTGGCCCTTAACGCAGCTATTGAGGCGGCGCGGGCTGGTGAAGCCGGGCGCGGTTTTGCCGTTGTGGCTGACGAAGTGCGCAAGCTGGCAGAAAAAACCATGGGCGCCACGCGGGAAGTTGAAGACGCAGTGAAGGCAATTCAGCATGAGGCCCACCGTAATGCCGAAACTGTGGATGCCGCCGCGCGTCTCAGCCTTGAAGGGGCCAGTTCCGCCTCTGTGGCTGGCGAGCGCATGCGCGAAATTTTGGAGACCATGTCCGGCACAGCCCAGCATTTGCAGGCTGTGGCCGCCACCGCCGGAGTGCAGTCGGAAAATATTGAAGACGCCAATAAAGCCCTGGATGAAATCCGCATAGTGGCGGAGCAGACCTCTGGCAATATGAAGGTCTTTACTGCTGCGCTTCTGACATTTCAGGGCGGCATGGAAGAGCTGGACATGATTGTAAGCGCCCTGGCAAGCGGCGACTATGATCGTGCATCTTCAAGCAAGTTTGTGCAGTGGACGCGTAATATGGATCTTGGCATAAATGATATAGACAGCCAGCATCGCCTGCTTGTTGACTATATTAACGATCTGCACAGCGCCATGACCAATAATAGCAGCGCGCAGGAAATGCTTGGCATTCTGCGCAAGCTCCGCGACTACACCAGTACACACTTCAGGGATGAAGAAAAGCACTTTGTCCGCACCGATTACCCCTCCACCAAGGAACATCTTCAGATCCATCGTGACTTTGAGGCCAAGGTCAATGAAGTGGAGCAGGGCCTCAAGCAGGGAACAATAACCCTGAGCATGGATCTGCTTTCCTTCCTCAAAGACTGGCTTGTGGAGCACATTATGGGCATGGATGCGCAGTACGCGCCCTATGTCAAAAAAGCTGCCAGGCTTGGCACGACCCGCAAGGTGCGGGCTGCCTGA
- a CDS encoding ABC transporter permease subunit (The N-terminal region of this protein, as described by TIGR01726, is a three transmembrane segment that identifies a subfamily of ABC transporter permease subunits, which specificities that include histidine, arginine, glutamine, glutamate, L-cystine (sic), the opines (in Agrobacterium) octopine and nopaline, etc.), translated as MFSIDWSIIQQSLPLLAQGALVTLKITITAIAFGMVIGTLLAVARISVYAPMRWLSAAYVNCFRSIPLVMVLLWFYLIVPQFLTSFFNLSPQTDIRLVSAIVAFTAFEAAYYAEIIRAGMRSVSSGQYAASLALGMTKSQTITYVILPQAFRVMTPLLLTQGMILFQDTALVYIIGLADFFRTASNIGKTTGYEIDMVLIAGSGYFVVCLCVSATVTMVKKRLNQ; from the coding sequence ATGTTTAGCATAGACTGGAGCATCATCCAGCAGAGCCTGCCCCTGCTTGCGCAGGGGGCATTGGTAACGCTCAAGATCACCATCACGGCCATTGCCTTTGGCATGGTGATAGGCACGTTGCTTGCTGTGGCGCGCATTTCTGTTTACGCGCCCATGCGCTGGCTCTCCGCCGCCTACGTGAACTGCTTCCGCTCCATTCCCCTTGTGATGGTACTGTTATGGTTCTACCTCATTGTGCCGCAGTTTTTGACTTCATTCTTCAATCTTTCGCCGCAAACAGACATTCGGCTTGTTTCCGCCATAGTGGCCTTTACCGCATTTGAGGCGGCCTACTATGCAGAAATTATCCGCGCAGGCATGCGCAGTGTTTCGAGCGGCCAGTATGCGGCATCCCTTGCCCTTGGCATGACCAAGTCGCAAACCATCACCTATGTCATCCTGCCGCAGGCATTCCGCGTTATGACGCCCCTGCTGCTGACCCAGGGCATGATTCTTTTTCAGGATACCGCCCTGGTGTACATCATCGGCCTTGCCGACTTTTTCCGCACCGCTTCCAACATTGGCAAAACAACAGGCTATGAAATTGATATGGTACTGATTGCAGGATCCGGCTACTTTGTGGTCTGCCTCTGTGTTTCAGCCACCGTAACCATGGTAAAAAAGAGACTCAATCAATGA
- a CDS encoding glutamate/aspartate ABC transporter substrate-binding protein has protein sequence MALKKSILSALAALLLLTSVQGGQAQAEELTGTLKKIKDTGVIVVGHRESSVPFSYYDLQQNVIGYAQDYSNKVVEAVKKQLNMPNLQVRFVPITSQNRIPLLQNGTFDFECGSTTNNLERQQQVDFSNTFFIIGTRLLVNKDSGITDFDGLKGKNVAVTSGTTSEKLLNKMNDEKGLAINIISVKDHGDAFRTVESGRAVAFFMDDALLAGERAKAKKPADWIIVGTPQSFEAYGCMVRKGDAQFKKLLDDVIAAEQGNGNAEKSFNRWFMQPIPPKNMNMNFEMSDEMKALFKAPNDKALN, from the coding sequence ATGGCGCTGAAGAAATCCATTTTGTCCGCTCTTGCGGCTCTGCTTCTGCTGACCTCTGTTCAGGGCGGTCAGGCGCAGGCAGAGGAACTCACCGGCACCTTGAAAAAAATCAAGGATACCGGCGTGATTGTTGTGGGTCACCGTGAATCTTCCGTGCCTTTTTCCTACTACGATCTTCAGCAGAACGTTATCGGCTACGCACAGGACTATTCCAACAAGGTTGTGGAAGCCGTTAAAAAACAGCTGAACATGCCCAACCTCCAGGTGCGCTTTGTGCCCATCACCTCGCAGAACCGCATTCCCCTGCTGCAAAACGGCACCTTTGATTTCGAGTGTGGCTCGACCACCAACAACCTGGAACGTCAGCAGCAGGTTGACTTCTCCAACACCTTTTTTATCATCGGCACCCGCTTGCTGGTCAACAAAGACTCCGGCATCACGGACTTTGACGGCCTGAAGGGCAAGAACGTTGCCGTGACCTCCGGCACCACGTCTGAAAAGCTGCTGAACAAGATGAATGACGAGAAGGGCCTCGCCATCAACATCATCAGCGTAAAAGACCACGGCGATGCGTTCCGCACTGTGGAATCTGGCCGCGCTGTGGCCTTCTTTATGGATGACGCCCTGCTTGCCGGCGAACGCGCCAAGGCCAAAAAGCCCGCTGACTGGATCATCGTGGGTACCCCGCAGAGCTTTGAAGCCTACGGCTGCATGGTGCGCAAGGGTGATGCCCAGTTCAAGAAGCTGCTTGACGACGTGATTGCCGCGGAACAGGGCAACGGCAACGCCGAAAAGTCCTTTAACCGCTGGTTCATGCAGCCGATTCCGCCCAAGAACATGAACATGAATTTTGAAATGTCTGACGAAATGAAGGCTCTTTTCAAGGCCCCCAACGACAAGGCCCTGAACTGA